In [Leptolyngbya] sp. PCC 7376, a genomic segment contains:
- a CDS encoding EAL domain-containing protein, with the protein MEISEKYRQPLECSACADSVGLDFDFTMAFQPIVNTKKKEIFAYEALARGLKNEPAGTIFDQVNKDNRYRFDQCCRTKAIKLAADLSMSTLLSINFMPNAVYQPESCIRTTLNAADAYGFPIEKIIFEITESEKVDDLEHLKKIVAYYRERGFKTAIDDFGAGYAGLNFLSEIRTDIIKLDMALIRNIDRDSVKQAIIRGVLQVCQELKTIVIAEGVETQAELKILQSFGIELFQGYLFAKPLFQQLVSPTKIDFSSLCSGK; encoded by the coding sequence TTGGAAATCTCAGAGAAATATCGGCAACCTCTAGAGTGCAGTGCTTGTGCTGATAGTGTTGGGTTGGATTTTGATTTTACAATGGCATTTCAGCCAATTGTCAATACAAAGAAAAAAGAAATTTTCGCCTATGAAGCTTTAGCAAGAGGCCTTAAGAACGAACCGGCAGGTACAATCTTTGACCAGGTAAATAAGGATAATCGTTATCGGTTTGATCAATGCTGTCGTACAAAAGCGATCAAGCTTGCAGCCGATTTATCAATGTCTACATTACTCAGTATTAATTTCATGCCCAATGCAGTTTATCAGCCGGAATCCTGCATTCGAACAACGCTTAATGCGGCTGATGCCTATGGCTTTCCTATTGAAAAAATTATTTTTGAAATCACAGAAAGCGAAAAAGTTGATGATTTAGAGCATCTAAAAAAAATTGTTGCTTATTATCGTGAGAGAGGTTTTAAGACAGCAATTGATGACTTTGGTGCTGGTTATGCAGGTTTGAATTTTCTTTCAGAAATCCGTACAGATATTATTAAATTAGACATGGCTTTGATTCGTAATATTGATCGAGATTCTGTCAAACAAGCTATCATTCGAGGTGTTTTACAGGTTTGCCAAGAATTAAAAACAATTGTTATTGCGGAGGGAGTAGAAACACAAGCAGAGCTTAAAATTCTACAGTCTTTTGGCATTGAGCTTTTTCAGGGTTATTTATTTGCAAAACCGTTATTTCAACAACTTGTAAGTCCTACAAAAATCGACTTCAGTTCGTTATGTTCTGGTAAATAA